The Pseudomonas marvdashtae genome has a segment encoding these proteins:
- the hutG gene encoding N-formylglutamate deformylase, with product MEKVLNFKQGRVPLLVSMPHAGLRLTPAVEAGLIPEAQSLPDTDWHIPKLYEFAAELGASTLAAGYSRFVVDLNRPADDKPMYVGATTGLYPATLFDGVPLFREGLEPSAEERATYLQQVWMPYHQALQQELARLKAEFGYALLFDAHSIRSVIPHLFDGKLPDFNLGTFNGASCDPTLASQLEAICARHDRFTHVLNGRFKGGHITRHYGNPAEDIHAVQLELCQSTYMEEFEPFNYRPDLAAPTQVVLRELLEGFLAWGQRAYKR from the coding sequence GTGGAAAAGGTCCTGAATTTCAAGCAAGGGCGCGTGCCGCTGTTGGTCAGCATGCCCCACGCGGGCCTGCGCCTGACGCCGGCGGTGGAGGCTGGGTTGATCCCCGAAGCCCAGAGCCTGCCGGACACTGACTGGCACATTCCCAAGCTCTACGAATTCGCCGCTGAGCTGGGCGCCAGCACCCTGGCCGCAGGGTACTCGCGGTTCGTCGTCGACCTGAATCGCCCCGCCGATGACAAGCCGATGTACGTCGGCGCCACCACCGGTTTGTACCCGGCGACATTGTTCGATGGCGTGCCGTTGTTCCGCGAAGGCCTGGAGCCCTCGGCCGAGGAGCGAGCGACGTATCTGCAACAGGTCTGGATGCCATACCACCAGGCGTTGCAGCAGGAACTGGCGCGGCTCAAGGCTGAGTTCGGCTATGCCTTGCTGTTCGATGCCCATTCGATTCGCTCGGTGATCCCGCACCTGTTCGACGGCAAGCTGCCGGACTTCAACCTGGGCACGTTCAACGGCGCCAGCTGCGACCCGACCCTGGCCAGCCAGCTCGAAGCCATCTGCGCCCGCCACGACCGGTTCACCCACGTACTCAACGGGCGTTTCAAGGGCGGCCACATCACCCGGCACTACGGCAACCCGGCCGAGGACATCCACGCCGTGCAACTGGAACTGTGCCAGAGCACCTACATGGAAGAGTTCGAACCGTTCAACTACCGCCCCGACCTGGCGGCGCCGACTCAAGTGGTGCTCAGGGAGTTACTGGAAGGCTTCCTGGCGTGGGGACAACGGGCCTACAAACGCTAA
- a CDS encoding choline ABC transporter substrate-binding protein codes for MKRLFKRCLSILCGTVLLSSAAMAAEPASCQSVRMGVVNWTDVIATSGMADVLLTGLGYESKQTSAVQQIIFAGIRDKRLDIFLGYWKPAMDKNIAPFLAANQVKVLDKPSLADAQATLAVPDYVATAGLKTFADIARFKDQLGGKIFGIEPGSGANTTIKTMIETNHFGLKDFKLIESGEAGMLAAVQRAVNRKEFVVFVGWTPHPMNINMNITYLTGSEDVYGPNEGAATVSIVTAPDYAQRCPNVQRLLENLTFTAAQESQLMVPIMERKTPQDVARQWLREHPEDLQRWLAGVTSFDGKDGMATVQASLKN; via the coding sequence ATGAAAAGACTGTTCAAACGCTGTCTGTCGATCCTCTGCGGTACCGTTCTATTAAGCTCCGCGGCGATGGCCGCCGAACCTGCGTCCTGCCAATCCGTGCGGATGGGCGTGGTCAACTGGACCGACGTGATCGCCACCAGTGGCATGGCCGATGTTTTGCTGACCGGTCTGGGCTACGAAAGCAAGCAGACCAGCGCTGTGCAGCAAATCATCTTCGCCGGCATTCGCGACAAGCGCCTCGATATCTTCCTTGGGTATTGGAAACCGGCGATGGACAAGAACATCGCCCCGTTCCTGGCCGCCAATCAGGTGAAAGTATTGGATAAACCGAGCCTGGCCGATGCCCAGGCCACACTGGCGGTACCGGACTATGTAGCGACGGCGGGGCTCAAGACTTTCGCCGATATCGCGCGGTTCAAGGATCAGCTCGGCGGGAAAATCTTCGGCATCGAGCCGGGCAGCGGCGCAAACACCACCATCAAGACCATGATCGAGACCAACCACTTCGGCCTCAAGGATTTCAAGCTGATCGAATCCGGAGAGGCGGGGATGCTGGCGGCGGTGCAGCGGGCAGTGAATCGCAAGGAATTCGTGGTCTTCGTCGGCTGGACCCCGCACCCGATGAACATCAACATGAACATCACCTACCTGACCGGCAGCGAGGACGTCTATGGCCCCAATGAAGGTGCCGCGACTGTCTCCATCGTGACCGCGCCAGACTACGCCCAGCGCTGTCCAAACGTGCAACGGCTGTTGGAAAATCTCACCTTCACCGCAGCCCAGGAAAGCCAGTTGATGGTTCCGATCATGGAGCGCAAGACGCCTCAGGATGTCGCCCGGCAATGGCTGCGCGAGCATCCCGAGGATTTGCAGCGCTGGCTCGCTGGCGTGACCAGTTTCGATGGCAAGGATGGCATGGCGACGGTGCAGGCCAGTCTCAAGAACTGA
- the pip gene encoding prolyl aminopeptidase encodes MQTLYPQIKPHARHDLAVDDTHTLYVDESGSPEGLPVVFIHGGPGAGCDAQSRRYFDPNLYRIVTFDQRGCGRSTPHASLENNTTWDLVEDLERIRKHLGIEKWVLFGGSWGSTLALAYAQTHPERVHGLILRGIFLCRPQEIEWFYQAGASRLFPDYWQDYIAPIPLDERDDLLSAFHKRLTGNDQIAQMHAAKAWSTWEGRTATLRPNPLVVDRFSEPQRALSIARIECHYFTNNAFLEPNQLIRDMGKIAHLPGVIVHGRYDVICPLDNAWELHQNWPNSELQVIRDAGHAASEPGITDALVRAAAQMARRLLDLPPEEA; translated from the coding sequence ATGCAGACTTTGTACCCGCAGATCAAACCCCATGCCCGGCACGATCTGGCTGTCGATGACACCCACACGCTCTATGTCGATGAAAGCGGTTCGCCGGAAGGCCTGCCGGTGGTGTTCATCCACGGCGGCCCTGGGGCGGGTTGCGATGCACAGAGCCGCCGCTACTTCGATCCGAACCTGTACCGCATTGTCACTTTCGACCAGCGCGGCTGTGGTCGTTCGACCCCTCACGCCAGCTTGGAAAACAACACCACCTGGGATCTGGTAGAAGACCTCGAGCGCATCCGCAAGCACCTGGGCATCGAAAAGTGGGTGCTGTTCGGCGGCTCCTGGGGCTCGACGTTGGCGCTGGCCTACGCCCAGACCCATCCGGAGCGGGTGCATGGCTTGATTCTGCGGGGGATCTTCCTCTGCCGGCCGCAGGAAATCGAGTGGTTCTACCAGGCCGGCGCCAGTCGCCTGTTCCCTGACTATTGGCAGGACTACATCGCACCGATTCCGCTGGACGAACGCGACGACCTGCTCAGCGCCTTCCACAAGCGCCTGACCGGTAACGACCAGATCGCCCAAATGCACGCGGCCAAGGCCTGGTCTACTTGGGAGGGCCGCACCGCGACCCTGCGCCCGAACCCGCTGGTGGTCGATCGCTTCTCCGAGCCGCAGCGGGCGCTGTCGATTGCCCGGATTGAATGCCACTATTTCACCAACAACGCTTTCCTTGAACCCAACCAGTTGATTCGCGACATGGGCAAGATCGCCCATTTGCCGGGCGTCATCGTCCATGGCCGCTACGACGTTATCTGCCCGTTGGACAATGCCTGGGAGTTGCATCAGAACTGGCCCAACAGCGAACTGCAGGTGATCCGCGACGCCGGTCACGCCGCTTCGGAGCCAGGGATTACCGATGCGCTGGTGCGCGCCGCCGCGCAAATGGCCCGGCGCCTGCTCGACTTGCCACCCGAAGAAGCATGA
- a CDS encoding alpha/beta hydrolase, whose translation MAYPLSQAMSAFIDKTLGFTSPDDSLAGSRQAYSQMCRAFTPPRPPTLAVEDLQLAGVAIRAYHPRMAPPLAGWPCMLYLHGGGWVVGDLDSHDFICMELAAELGALVLAVDYRLAPEHPFPAGFEDCFAVWCHLADAPFAIDPRRRVVVGDSAGGNLAAALCLALRDAGRPLPKAQVLVYPALGGPAHLPSRNECFDAPLLSSDDLQRYDALYLQSAQPSAYAAPLLADDLGGLPPALIAVAQWDPLRDDGVLYSERLNAAGVTSELYVGEGLVHGCLRGRNQVPEVDQLYRTLLAYLADTL comes from the coding sequence ATGGCCTACCCACTCTCCCAGGCAATGTCCGCCTTCATCGACAAAACCCTGGGCTTCACCAGCCCGGACGATAGCCTCGCCGGTTCGCGCCAGGCCTACAGCCAGATGTGCCGGGCGTTTACCCCGCCGCGTCCGCCAACGCTTGCGGTCGAGGATTTGCAGTTGGCCGGCGTGGCCATCCGGGCCTATCACCCGCGCATGGCGCCGCCGCTCGCGGGCTGGCCGTGCATGCTCTATCTGCATGGTGGTGGCTGGGTAGTGGGGGACCTGGATTCCCACGACTTCATCTGCATGGAATTAGCAGCTGAGCTTGGCGCGTTGGTATTGGCGGTCGATTACCGGCTGGCCCCGGAGCATCCGTTCCCGGCCGGTTTCGAAGACTGTTTCGCGGTGTGGTGTCATCTGGCGGATGCACCATTTGCCATCGATCCACGTCGCAGGGTGGTGGTCGGTGACAGCGCCGGCGGCAATCTCGCCGCTGCGTTGTGCCTGGCCTTGCGCGATGCAGGCCGGCCTCTGCCCAAGGCTCAGGTACTGGTTTACCCGGCGCTCGGCGGTCCTGCTCATTTGCCGTCGCGCAATGAATGTTTCGATGCGCCGCTCTTGAGCAGCGACGATCTGCAACGCTATGACGCGTTATACCTGCAGAGTGCGCAACCCTCGGCCTATGCCGCGCCGTTGCTCGCCGATGACCTGGGCGGCCTGCCACCGGCGCTGATCGCCGTCGCGCAATGGGATCCGCTGCGCGACGACGGCGTCCTCTATAGCGAGCGGCTGAACGCCGCAGGAGTCACCTCTGAACTCTATGTCGGGGAAGGCCTCGTCCATGGTTGTCTGCGCGGCCGGAACCAGGTGCCAGAGGTCGATCAGCTGTATCGCACGCTGCTGGCGTATCTGGCTGACACGCTTTGA